One window from the genome of Magnolia sinica isolate HGM2019 chromosome 4, MsV1, whole genome shotgun sequence encodes:
- the LOC131243307 gene encoding uncharacterized protein LOC131243307, with amino-acid sequence MYRMKSPSDRRPPLAESPQLPRARRVLCSNGTIQSPPASLTKTQVPNCSWNLEGSRIRPEFQSVSCDLRALAKMVEDELGHNILPTAFMATNTHSSPLFERGRLYNEYSARRNERLKRKKMEAEEEKTSAVHDTGVLAVECGKRRNAKKTETVRKSVPANFSVGRREGLRSSTRISKETKKPIASRNVSERSAVNGINKTIGTRAVRRS; translated from the exons ATGTATCGCATGAAATCGCCTTCTGATCGACGGCCGCCGCTTGCTGAATCTCCTCAACTCCCTCGCGCTCGTCGAGTCTTATGCTCCAATGGCACCATCCAATCTCCACCTG CTTCGCTGACAAAAACCCAAGTCCCAAATTGCTCGTGGAATCTTGAAGGATCACGTATTCGACCTGAGTTCCAGTCGGTTTCTTGTGATTTACGGGCACTGGCAAAGATGGTTGAAGACGAACTCGGTCACAACATCTTACCTACTGCGTTTATGGCCACCAATACTCATTCCAGTCCTTTGTTCGAAAGAGGCAGGCTATACAACGAATATTCGGCTCGAAGGAATGAAAGACTCAAGAGAAAGAAGATGGAAGCAGAGGAGGAAAAGACCAGTGCAGTTCATGATACTGGAGTATTAGCTGTTGAATGTGGGAAGAGGAGGAATGCGAAGAAAACGGAGACAGTACGGAAATCGGTCCCTGCTAATTTCTCGGTGGGTCGTAGGGAAGGTTTGAGATCCTCAACCAGAATTAGTAAGGAAACCAAGAAGCCAATTGCATCGAGAAATGTTAGCGAGAGGTCTGCTGTTAATGGAATTAACAAGACGATTGGAACTCGGGCAGTCCGGAGAAGCTGA